A genomic window from Anthocerotibacter panamensis C109 includes:
- a CDS encoding FAD-binding domain-containing protein, whose protein sequence is MSRDLRRDFTDRADMITYLQEQFPAVLPGPVPETPGGRKAALGALRRFEITRYGSSRNYLRGAVSRLSPYIRYGVLSLAEVRHWALAQVDDPRMVEKFIQELGWRDYWQRVYQQLGDAIWEDLAPYKTGFSPKHYAPNLPEDIPRGTTGLVCIDSFSAELHRTGYLHNHARMWLAAYVVHWRTTRWQAGALWFLEHLLDGDPASNNLSWQWVASTYSQKPYFFNRENLERYTEGVYCRKCPRYGHCPFEGSYERLSQKLFPHAEDPKKKHRKPR, encoded by the coding sequence GTGTCCCGTGATCTGCGCCGCGATTTTACCGACCGCGCAGACATGATTACGTACCTCCAGGAACAGTTTCCTGCCGTCCTTCCAGGTCCGGTCCCAGAGACGCCGGGAGGTCGTAAAGCAGCTCTAGGTGCGCTCAGACGCTTCGAAATCACGCGCTATGGCTCATCTCGCAATTATCTCAGGGGGGCGGTGTCTCGCCTCTCCCCCTATATCCGCTATGGCGTACTCAGTCTGGCTGAAGTGCGCCATTGGGCTTTAGCCCAAGTCGATGACCCGCGCATGGTCGAGAAATTTATTCAGGAATTGGGCTGGCGCGACTACTGGCAGCGGGTCTATCAGCAGCTTGGGGATGCTATCTGGGAAGATCTAGCGCCCTACAAGACGGGCTTCTCCCCCAAGCACTATGCGCCTAACCTCCCTGAGGATATTCCCCGAGGGACCACAGGGCTGGTCTGTATCGATAGCTTCAGCGCCGAACTGCACAGGACCGGCTACCTGCACAACCATGCCCGCATGTGGCTTGCCGCCTATGTTGTGCACTGGCGGACTACGCGTTGGCAGGCGGGGGCGCTCTGGTTTCTGGAGCACTTGCTCGATGGCGACCCGGCGAGCAACAACCTCTCCTGGCAATGGGTGGCGAGCACCTACAGCCAAAAACCCTACTTCTTTAACCGCGAAAACCTGGAGCGCTACACCGAGGGCGTCTATTGTCGCAAGTGCCCGCGCTACGGTCATTGTCCTTTTGAGGGAAGCTACGAACGCCTGAGCCAAAAACTCTTTCCCCATGCTGAAGACCCCAAAAAGAAGCACCGGAAACCGCGATGA
- a CDS encoding cyanophycinase, translating into MLCLLALTFCTSAAHAIGVLVAAGGGAEGDIGDTSAWSYKLYRKLVLNGDRNNDGKIKVVILSTAVADSFLPNYFIWLGATEAVNVTVATKADANNPAIVDTVSTADVVFIKGGDQGVYYDEWNGTTLETNIRTVVNTNNGAIGGTSAGAMSLPQYSFSGGMDLISLDVLQDARTPFLDDASAGGSGIHTDFLSFLSNTVIDTHYTKRGRLGRTLGILGKAIQDNNNTGILAIGIEEQTGISVTSTTAEIIGVGSVDFIQQTSSTVLRRDVSRPLYYTNLRLDRLTEGWKYNLATKAPDTVNRPTGTTPVTYAGDSSANTSSLVIKGTLVSDEEEFARRVAYSPNPYSNFTGSASPYVRNSIGIIDAANSTNRGAIQESLFRALYDLPNYSGLLVTAPAQIYRNTTTPDEIRFERNSSQSANEAATIVLDGRNVTYKGLSPYFSRSDTGSQTLKAAALINLNVHVLAETAARGVRYNSRTHTVLGGP; encoded by the coding sequence ATGCTCTGTCTTCTCGCTCTTACTTTTTGTACCAGTGCTGCTCATGCTATCGGTGTGCTTGTCGCAGCAGGTGGCGGAGCCGAGGGAGATATCGGCGACACCAGTGCGTGGTCCTATAAGCTCTACCGGAAACTTGTCCTCAATGGCGACCGCAATAACGATGGCAAAATCAAAGTCGTTATCCTCTCCACTGCGGTAGCTGACTCTTTTCTCCCCAACTACTTTATTTGGCTAGGAGCCACCGAAGCAGTCAATGTCACAGTCGCCACCAAAGCTGACGCCAACAACCCTGCTATCGTCGATACCGTGAGTACTGCCGATGTGGTCTTCATCAAAGGTGGTGACCAGGGTGTCTACTACGATGAGTGGAACGGCACGACCCTGGAGACCAACATCCGCACCGTCGTCAACACCAATAATGGGGCCATCGGCGGGACCAGTGCCGGGGCGATGAGCCTGCCTCAGTACAGTTTCTCAGGTGGGATGGACTTAATTTCGCTGGATGTCCTTCAGGACGCGAGGACGCCCTTTCTCGATGACGCCAGTGCAGGCGGCTCGGGCATCCACACTGATTTTTTGAGTTTCCTCAGCAATACTGTCATTGACACCCACTACACGAAACGCGGTCGCCTTGGGCGGACGTTGGGCATCCTTGGCAAGGCGATCCAGGACAACAATAACACCGGCATTCTCGCCATCGGGATTGAGGAACAAACCGGCATCTCCGTCACGAGCACGACCGCCGAAATCATCGGAGTCGGTTCTGTGGACTTCATCCAGCAGACCTCAAGCACCGTCTTGCGGCGTGATGTGAGCCGCCCGCTCTACTACACCAACCTCCGCCTTGACCGGCTGACCGAAGGCTGGAAGTACAACCTCGCCACCAAAGCTCCCGACACGGTGAACCGCCCCACCGGAACCACCCCGGTCACCTATGCTGGGGACAGCTCCGCCAACACTTCTTCACTCGTCATCAAGGGCACCCTGGTGAGTGATGAAGAAGAATTTGCCCGCCGTGTTGCCTACAGCCCCAACCCTTACAGCAACTTCACCGGGAGCGCCTCGCCCTACGTCAGGAACAGTATCGGCATCATCGACGCCGCCAACAGTACCAACCGCGGAGCCATCCAGGAGTCACTTTTTCGCGCCCTCTACGACCTCCCGAACTACAGTGGGTTGCTCGTGACTGCCCCCGCCCAGATCTACCGCAACACCACCACTCCCGATGAAATCCGCTTCGAGCGCAACTCCTCCCAGAGTGCTAACGAAGCTGCCACCATCGTCTTGGACGGCAGAAACGTCACCTACAAGGGCCTCTCCCCCTACTTCTCGCGCTCCGACACCGGCAGCCAAACCCTCAAAGCTGCTGCCCTCATTAACCTAAACGTCCATGTCCTCGCCGAAACTGCCGCCCGAGGCGTTCGCTACAATAGCCGCACCCACACGGTTTTAGGTGGCCCCTAA
- a CDS encoding N(4)-(beta-N-acetylglucosaminyl)-L-asparaginase: MDSTFTRRGFLHGTASAATGLSLTAQLPATAQPLQPVVVSSANGLRATQKAMDLMHKGADTLAAVVAGVNIVEDDPNDNSVGYGGLPNEDGEVELDASVMHGPTKRAGAVAALRNIKNPSQVAKLVMERTDHLLLSGEGALRFALAHGFKKENLLTDASRMVWLRWKETLSTRDDWGPGLSILEDDELAQTPEQQQLLDRIIANRPTGTINCLALNERGDISGTTTTSGLAFKIPGRIGDSPLIGCGLFVDNAVGAAGSTGRGEECIKINGAHTVVEMMRRGASPTAACLEAVKRVADNYNGNLKKLSQFNIHFYALNKKGEYGAAALFGYVGPNRKRSQYAVHNGRENKLLDSAYLYEAPLKPTS; this comes from the coding sequence ATGGATAGTACATTCACACGGCGCGGCTTCCTCCATGGCACCGCCTCAGCCGCTACCGGCTTAAGCCTCACCGCCCAACTCCCCGCCACCGCCCAGCCCCTACAGCCGGTTGTCGTCTCCAGCGCCAATGGCCTGCGGGCTACCCAAAAAGCCATGGACCTGATGCACAAGGGAGCCGACACCTTGGCGGCTGTAGTGGCTGGGGTGAATATCGTTGAAGACGACCCCAACGACAACAGCGTCGGCTATGGGGGGCTACCTAACGAAGATGGTGAAGTGGAACTCGACGCCAGTGTGATGCATGGGCCGACGAAGCGGGCGGGGGCGGTCGCAGCCCTGCGGAATATCAAGAACCCCTCTCAAGTCGCCAAACTTGTCATGGAGCGTACCGACCATCTGCTCCTGAGCGGCGAAGGAGCCCTACGCTTCGCCCTTGCCCACGGCTTCAAAAAAGAGAACCTATTGACCGATGCCTCACGCATGGTTTGGTTGCGCTGGAAAGAGACCCTGAGCACTAGAGACGACTGGGGACCGGGCCTGTCCATCCTAGAGGACGACGAGTTAGCCCAGACCCCCGAGCAACAGCAACTCCTTGACCGCATCATCGCCAATCGTCCCACCGGCACCATCAACTGTCTTGCGCTCAACGAACGCGGCGATATCTCCGGGACCACCACCACGAGTGGCCTCGCCTTCAAGATTCCAGGTCGGATTGGCGACTCCCCCCTCATTGGCTGCGGGCTCTTTGTGGATAATGCGGTGGGAGCGGCAGGTTCTACGGGTCGAGGCGAGGAATGCATCAAGATCAACGGAGCGCACACAGTAGTCGAAATGATGCGCCGGGGAGCCTCTCCCACCGCAGCCTGTCTGGAGGCTGTCAAGCGGGTGGCGGATAACTACAACGGCAACCTCAAAAAACTCAGCCAGTTCAATATCCATTTTTACGCCCTCAATAAAAAAGGTGAATACGGAGCAGCAGCGCTCTTCGGCTATGTCGGTCCCAACCGTAAGCGCAGCCAGTATGCCGTCCACAACGGGCGCGAGAACAAACTGCTCGACAGTGCCTACCTCTATGAGGCTCCGCTCAAGCCGACTTCTTAA
- the clpB gene encoding ATP-dependent chaperone ClpB: MQPTNPDQFTTKAWEAIVGSQDTARRYKQQQLEAEHLFLTLLDQENGLAPTILKAAGADPAQMRRLVEGFITRQPKVSNLESIYLGRSLDTLLDRADSARKNLKDEFISVEHLVLAYATDERLGRRAFREVNLTEDKLKKAIQNIRGSQTVTDQNPESKYQSLEKFGRDLTKMAEDGKLDPVIGRDEEIRRVIQILSRRTKNNPVLIGEPGVGKTAIAEGLAQRIIRGDVPESLKDRKLITLDMGALVAGAKYRGEFEERLKAVLKEVLASEGQVVLFIDEIHTVVGAGAAEGSMDASNLLKPMLARGELRCIGATTLDEYRKYIEKDAALERRFQQVYVDQPTVEDTISILRGLKERYELHHGVRITDAALVSAAVLSNRYITERFLPDKAIDLVDEAAAKLKMEITSKPVELDEIDRRILQMEMERLSLTREYDPASIERLNRLNRELESLREEQNHLNAQWQQERGVLDEIQKLKSEIEEVNRAIEQAERNVELNRAAELKYGKLAELNKTLLQKEQQAQQARQSDKSLLREQVTEEDIGEIVSKWTGIPVSNILTSERQKLLQLEAILHEQVVGQDEAVSAVAAAIRRSRSGLSDPNRPLGSFIFLGPTGVGKTELAKSLSELLFDDRHSLVRLDMSEYMEKHTVARLIGAPPGYVGYDEGGQLTEAIRRRPYAVILFDEIEKAHPDVFNVLLQLLDDGRLTDAQGHTVDFRNTIVIMTSNIGSEYILNVAGDESRYIEMRDMALVALRERFRPEFLNRVDEVIIFHSLGKDQLVRIVKLQLEQLRQRLVAQKLNLEISPEALLFVAEVGYDPTYGARPLKRAIQRELENPIANHLLAGDFPEGSTIYVDIANERLRFTVKSQVAGLLE; encoded by the coding sequence ATGCAGCCCACGAACCCCGACCAATTTACCACCAAAGCTTGGGAAGCGATTGTTGGCTCACAGGATACCGCCCGCAGGTACAAACAGCAGCAGCTAGAGGCAGAGCACCTCTTTCTCACCTTGCTTGACCAAGAGAATGGGCTTGCCCCCACGATCCTCAAGGCAGCAGGGGCAGACCCGGCACAGATGCGCCGCCTTGTCGAAGGATTTATTACCCGACAGCCCAAAGTCTCCAATCTTGAAAGCATCTACTTAGGGCGCTCCCTCGATACCCTGCTGGATCGCGCTGACAGCGCCCGCAAAAATCTTAAAGACGAATTTATCTCCGTCGAACACCTCGTGCTCGCCTATGCCACCGATGAGCGGCTTGGGCGCAGAGCCTTTCGGGAAGTAAATCTGACGGAGGACAAGCTCAAAAAAGCCATTCAAAATATCAGAGGTTCACAGACTGTGACCGACCAAAACCCAGAAAGCAAGTATCAATCCTTAGAAAAATTTGGGCGCGACCTGACTAAAATGGCCGAAGACGGCAAACTGGACCCAGTGATTGGTCGTGATGAAGAGATCCGTCGCGTCATTCAGATTCTCTCGCGCCGCACCAAAAACAATCCCGTCCTCATCGGGGAACCGGGCGTCGGGAAAACCGCTATCGCCGAAGGGCTCGCCCAACGTATCATCCGAGGCGATGTACCCGAATCTCTCAAAGACCGTAAACTCATCACCCTCGATATGGGTGCCCTCGTCGCCGGAGCCAAATATCGGGGCGAATTTGAAGAACGCCTTAAAGCCGTCCTCAAAGAAGTCCTCGCCTCCGAAGGACAGGTAGTTCTCTTTATCGACGAGATCCACACGGTGGTGGGGGCGGGAGCGGCTGAGGGCTCCATGGACGCAAGCAACCTGCTCAAACCGATGCTCGCGCGGGGTGAATTGCGCTGTATCGGGGCAACCACCCTGGATGAGTACCGTAAGTACATCGAAAAAGACGCTGCTCTCGAACGCCGTTTCCAACAGGTCTATGTGGACCAACCCACCGTCGAGGACACCATCTCGATTCTCAGGGGGCTCAAGGAGCGCTACGAACTCCACCATGGCGTCCGTATCACCGACGCCGCCTTGGTCTCAGCCGCCGTGCTCTCGAACCGCTATATCACCGAGCGCTTTTTGCCAGATAAAGCTATTGATTTAGTAGACGAAGCGGCAGCCAAACTCAAAATGGAGATCACCTCCAAGCCAGTTGAACTCGACGAAATCGACCGGCGGATTTTGCAAATGGAGATGGAACGGCTCTCCCTCACCCGAGAGTACGACCCCGCCTCGATTGAGCGTCTCAACCGCCTCAACCGCGAACTAGAGAGCCTGCGCGAGGAACAGAACCACCTCAATGCTCAGTGGCAACAAGAACGCGGCGTATTGGATGAGATTCAGAAGCTCAAATCCGAGATCGAAGAAGTCAACCGCGCCATCGAACAAGCCGAACGGAATGTCGAACTCAACCGCGCCGCTGAACTCAAATACGGCAAGCTAGCCGAACTCAACAAAACCCTCCTGCAAAAAGAACAGCAAGCCCAACAGGCCCGTCAGAGCGACAAATCCCTGCTGCGTGAACAGGTCACCGAGGAGGATATCGGCGAAATCGTATCCAAGTGGACCGGAATACCTGTATCCAACATCCTCACCTCCGAGCGGCAAAAGCTCCTACAGCTCGAAGCGATCCTCCACGAGCAGGTAGTCGGTCAAGATGAAGCTGTTTCGGCAGTGGCAGCAGCAATCCGCCGCTCACGCTCGGGGTTGAGCGACCCTAACCGGCCCTTGGGCTCCTTCATCTTTTTGGGCCCGACCGGAGTAGGCAAAACCGAACTAGCGAAATCGCTCTCAGAACTGCTTTTCGATGACCGCCATTCTCTAGTACGCCTCGATATGTCGGAGTACATGGAGAAACACACCGTCGCCCGCCTGATTGGAGCGCCTCCGGGCTATGTGGGCTACGACGAGGGCGGACAACTCACCGAAGCGATTCGCCGCCGCCCCTATGCGGTCATCCTCTTTGACGAAATTGAGAAGGCCCACCCGGATGTCTTCAACGTATTGCTACAACTGTTGGACGATGGGCGGTTGACCGATGCGCAGGGACATACCGTCGATTTTCGTAACACGATTGTGATTATGACCTCCAACATCGGCTCCGAGTACATCCTTAACGTCGCTGGCGACGAGAGCCGTTATATCGAGATGCGCGATATGGCACTTGTTGCCTTGCGCGAGCGCTTCCGTCCTGAATTTCTCAATCGCGTGGATGAGGTCATCATCTTCCACTCTTTAGGCAAAGACCAACTGGTCCGAATTGTCAAACTCCAACTAGAGCAACTGCGCCAACGCCTCGTAGCCCAGAAACTCAACCTGGAAATCTCCCCGGAAGCGCTCCTGTTTGTCGCGGAGGTAGGCTACGACCCGACCTACGGAGCACGCCCACTCAAACGGGCGATCCAGCGTGAGTTGGAGAACCCGATTGCCAACCACCTGCTGGCTGGAGATTTTCCCGAGGGAAGTACAATCTATGTGGATATAGCCAACGAACGCCTGCGCTTCACCGTAAAGTCACAGGTCGCCGGACTCTTGGAATGA
- a CDS encoding DUF4434 domain-containing protein: MMPAAPLAITGTFLDEISHDIPCANWGAQEWARDFAAMRAVGIDTVILIRCGYQNKATFDSKVLAREHAVLLVQEDLVGLFLTLAEQFGMAFYFGTYDSGRYWHSGQHQREIDLNCALTEEVWTRYGHSPAFKGWYICHEINTFDEGVMRVYEQLAHHLRGLAPLPMLISPYIRGIKQFEDAISLEQHEQEWEAVFSRVAGLVDIVAFQDGQVEFAALPDYLRLNRALALKYGLTCWSNVESFDRDMPIKFPPISWPKLRFKLEAAQQAGIDKLITFEFSHFLSPNSIYPAAHHLNRRYREWLEG; the protein is encoded by the coding sequence ATGATGCCTGCTGCGCCCCTTGCGATCACCGGAACCTTCCTGGATGAGATCAGCCACGACATCCCCTGTGCCAATTGGGGCGCACAGGAATGGGCGCGGGATTTCGCCGCCATGCGAGCAGTGGGTATCGACACGGTCATCCTCATCCGCTGCGGCTACCAAAACAAAGCGACTTTTGACTCCAAGGTTCTTGCCCGCGAGCACGCAGTGCTGTTGGTTCAGGAAGACTTAGTGGGGCTGTTTCTCACACTCGCCGAACAGTTTGGGATGGCCTTTTATTTTGGCACCTACGATTCGGGGCGCTATTGGCACAGCGGTCAGCATCAGCGCGAAATCGACCTCAACTGCGCCCTGACCGAGGAAGTCTGGACCCGCTACGGTCATTCTCCAGCTTTTAAGGGCTGGTATATCTGCCACGAGATCAACACTTTTGATGAAGGGGTGATGCGGGTTTATGAACAATTAGCTCATCATCTGCGGGGGCTTGCGCCACTCCCGATGCTCATCTCGCCCTATATCCGGGGGATCAAACAGTTCGAAGACGCCATCTCTTTAGAGCAACATGAGCAGGAGTGGGAAGCAGTCTTCAGTCGGGTTGCGGGTTTGGTGGATATTGTCGCCTTCCAGGATGGGCAGGTGGAATTCGCTGCCCTGCCCGACTATCTACGCCTCAACCGCGCTCTAGCCCTGAAGTACGGCCTCACGTGCTGGTCCAATGTAGAAAGTTTTGACCGGGACATGCCCATCAAGTTCCCACCCATCAGTTGGCCCAAGCTACGCTTCAAACTAGAGGCGGCGCAGCAGGCGGGCATAGACAAATTAATTACGTTTGAATTTTCTCACTTCCTCAGCCCGAACAGTATTTATCCCGCCGCGCACCATCTCAATCGGCGCTACCGGGAGTGGTTGGAGGGGTAG
- a CDS encoding peptidoglycan DD-metalloendopeptidase family protein translates to MKVGSKPAHTRPSPSQVVRSAPSIPSVVWSGGALLVGLSVAFGPAVASLNRALPAQAPSLDQVLRQSFATKYEMALALASQTQAPLAATSYTVRAGDTLESIARAHGVTPVAIVRATPAPLDFLRPGQSLTIPIISEQGPDQTPQHPAPARTLVWPVTGPILPTTRSGERPERSSLDIAAPPGTAVVAAQAGTVITAGRKYNGYGNMVDILHSDGTVTRYAHASRLLVQAGQQVAQGDPILEVGCSGQCSQPHVRFEVRMRGEAQDPLQYLP, encoded by the coding sequence TTGAAAGTAGGATCTAAACCGGCCCACACACGTCCTAGCCCTTCTCAAGTCGTTCGTTCCGCCCCCTCTATCCCTTCTGTTGTCTGGAGTGGGGGTGCGCTCTTGGTGGGCTTATCGGTGGCTTTTGGTCCTGCTGTGGCCTCGCTCAACCGTGCGCTACCCGCTCAGGCTCCCAGTCTGGACCAAGTACTGCGCCAGAGTTTTGCCACTAAGTATGAAATGGCCCTGGCCTTGGCAAGCCAAACTCAAGCTCCATTGGCAGCTACTTCTTATACCGTCAGAGCGGGAGACACCCTTGAATCTATCGCCCGAGCCCATGGGGTTACTCCGGTAGCCATTGTGCGGGCAACTCCAGCTCCTCTAGATTTTTTGCGCCCCGGTCAATCCCTGACCATCCCTATCATCTCCGAGCAAGGACCGGACCAAACGCCCCAGCACCCTGCCCCGGCGCGCACCCTGGTTTGGCCGGTGACTGGCCCCATCCTTCCTACGACACGGAGTGGAGAGCGCCCCGAGCGCAGTAGCCTTGACATTGCCGCGCCCCCCGGTACCGCAGTGGTCGCAGCTCAGGCCGGTACGGTTATCACTGCCGGACGCAAATATAATGGCTACGGCAACATGGTAGACATTCTACATAGCGATGGTACTGTTACCCGCTATGCTCATGCGTCCCGACTGCTCGTCCAGGCTGGACAACAGGTGGCCCAAGGAGATCCCATTCTCGAAGTGGGGTGCTCAGGGCAGTGTAGCCAGCCGCATGTACGCTTTGAAGTCCGCATGCGCGGAGAGGCTCAAGACCCCCTACAATACTTACCCTAA
- a CDS encoding riboflavin synthase produces the protein MFTGLIEEVGHVEIVRTERLTIRARKVLEEVALGDSIAVDGVCLTVIQYQGDRFTAQVSDETLSRTNLGERAAGSLVNLERSLRLGGKVGGHFVSGHIDGTGFLEARTEQGEFVEMTFWAPVSVRRFLAPKGSIAVNGVSLTIARATEQTFTVAVIPFSLQETNLIALQPGEPVNLEGDILAKYVARMVDTSAGNSPEPHIDSAFLAEHGFI, from the coding sequence ATGTTCACAGGCTTGATTGAGGAAGTCGGGCATGTGGAAATCGTACGCACGGAGCGCCTGACCATTCGTGCCCGTAAGGTTTTGGAGGAGGTCGCCCTCGGGGACAGTATCGCCGTGGACGGGGTGTGCCTGACAGTAATCCAGTATCAGGGGGACCGCTTCACCGCTCAAGTCTCCGATGAAACCTTGAGTCGCACCAATTTGGGCGAACGGGCTGCCGGAAGTCTGGTCAATCTGGAGCGTTCTCTGCGCTTGGGGGGGAAAGTCGGCGGGCACTTCGTCTCCGGGCACATCGATGGCACCGGCTTTCTGGAGGCACGGACTGAACAGGGGGAGTTTGTCGAGATGACCTTTTGGGCTCCCGTTTCCGTGCGCCGCTTCCTGGCACCCAAGGGCAGTATCGCAGTCAATGGCGTCAGCTTGACCATTGCCCGCGCTACAGAGCAGACATTCACCGTGGCAGTCATCCCCTTTAGCCTCCAAGAAACCAACCTCATCGCCCTGCAACCCGGTGAGCCGGTCAATTTAGAAGGGGACATCCTTGCCAAATACGTTGCTCGCATGGTGGATACTAGCGCGGGCAACAGCCCTGAACCCCACATTGACAGCGCTTTTTTGGCTGAACATGGATTTATTTGA